One window from the genome of Cydia fagiglandana chromosome 21, ilCydFagi1.1, whole genome shotgun sequence encodes:
- the LOC134674967 gene encoding formin-A-like: MTTRRDVLVAKMQQLQKELKTADELNKRLLQEQEESAEQFEQVVRINTTLKSQLANQDVEFEDMQGQRDELQAAVDQFKNCQEIHEQALQRIQDLEQQLEESESKHSCKYCSGHSGLRDNNLSIFAEINSFAVDSVDDSIGFSPTVETVDLKSSVHIEGSSDIRVTLKGSKKIKKYLKLSRFIKKSKLLLKRHNSIFKTIQSKCNSVALSDELLNCQYQLDRTVEELNHRSNELEKLELKLKNLNNRDELSSKALQEYIAFMNNVLEPGSGYTLRMDSPRPPPRPAAPDSPALRAALAAPGSPALRALFASRAARAPELRGDSEPAPRVADPAPPPPSSPPSRAEQVPSRPGRAEPTPSLPCLVEPAPSPPSLVKLALSLLTYVEPAPSPPSPVSPAPSPPGLPSPAPAPPRLGSGAAPPRPQRRPRAAGRRTLLYSDEVGAGLGVLLAQRLSQGVVNHCHPGASVDRLIESISAGEFDRDSTLVAHRRPDDATSDQLLAGCWFVLQTEYC; the protein is encoded by the exons ATGACTACACGCAGGGATGTCCTGGTTGCTAAAATGCAGCAATTACAGAAAGAACTGAAAACAGCCGATGAATTGAACAAGAGACTCCTTCAAGAACAGGAAGAGAGTGCAGAGCAATTTGAGCAAGTTGTTAGAATAAACACAACCCTCAAGTCTCAGCTCGCTAACCAGGATGTTGAGTTCGAAGACATGCAGGGGCAGCGGGATGAACTTCAAGCTGCCGTTGATCAGTTCAAGAATTGTCAGGAGATACATGAGCAGGCATTACAACGCATCCAGGACTTAGAACAGCAGCTGGAGGAGTCGGAATCAAAACACAGTTGCAAGTATTGCTCCGGCCACTCCGGACTGCGAGAcaataatttaagtatttttgctGAAATTAATAGCTTTGCTGTAGATTCAGTCGATGATAGCATAGGGTTCTCCCCAACGGTAGAAACAGTAGATTTAAAAAGTTCTGTGCACATTGAAGGCAGTAGTGATATTAGAGTCACACTGAAAggatccaaaaaaataaaaaaatatttaaaactcagtagATTCATAAAGAAATCTAAACTTTTGCTAAAACGCCATAATTCAATATTCAAAACGATACAATCCAAATGTAACAGTGTCGCCTTAAGCGATGAACTTCTAAACTGCCAATACCAACTAGACCGGACAGTAGAAGAATTGAATCATCGCTCCAATGAACTAGAAAAATTAGAATTAaagttgaaaaacttaaataatagagACGAACTGTCAAGTAAAGCGTTACAGGAATACATAGCCTTTATGAATAATGTTCTAGAACCGGGGAGCGGCTACACTCTGCGTATGGACTCGCCGCGgcccccgccccgccccgccgcgccggactcgcccgcgctgcgcgccgcCCTGGCCGCGCCGGGCtcgcccgcgctgcgcgccctgttcgcgtcgcgcgccgcccgcgcgcccgAGCTGCGCGGCGACTCCGAGCCCGCCCCTCGCGTCGCGGATCCGGCGCCCCCGCCGCCATCGTCACCGCCGAGCCGAGCCGAGCAGGTTCCATCGAGGCCGGGCCGAGCCGAGCCGACTCCGTCGCTGCCGTGCCTCGTCGAGCCGGCCCCTTCACCGCCGAGCCTTGTCAAGCTGGCTCTGTCGCTGCTGACCTACGTCGAGCCTGCGCCATCCCCGCCGAGCCCTGTCTCGCCAGCTCCATCGCCGCCAGGCCTCCCCTCGCCGGCACCAGCGCCGCCCCGCCTCGGGTCCGGGGCGGCCCCGCCGCGGCCgcagcgccgcccgcgcgccgccgGCCGCCGCACGCTGCTGTACTCGGACGAGGTGGGCGCCGGCCTGGGCGTGTTGCTGGCGCAGCGCTTGTCGCAGGGCGTCGTCAACCACTGTCACCCGGGCGCCTCTGTCGATCGTTTAATCGAATCTATTTCTGCGGGCGAGTTTGACCGCGACTCGACGCTT GTCGCGCACAGACGTCCGGACGACGCAACGAGCGACCAGCTACTGGCTGGTTGCTGGTTCGTACTGCAGACAGAATATTGCTAA